One part of the Cystobacter ferrugineus genome encodes these proteins:
- a CDS encoding M4 family metallopeptidase, which translates to MSMPWPRWPLLLASLVAGPSLAAGERLASVSQTTLLQLRAREPSRAAESLSLLKAQRGQLGLGERNEFRMSSVQTDGFGLTHTRFQQMHEGLPVWGAQVITHLDSSGRGLTVTKDSVHPHIRVSTKPVVDSASAAALALLEVHPLGLPTRQPSTELVIYPEVKRVPAVAGKRRETLNAVDLKDEVVGYRLAWHVHTVLDNTQDGIKHTDFLLDARSGKVLERWNSLESAATVGTGLSQYHGEVKLDVFQNAKGLYELRDTTRTYGEGLRTYDVNHADILYGEIPKPVLYEDADNVWGDGQNYDPGSDTQSDNGQTAAVDAHFGVQATWDYFQKIHNRFGIDNAGTPTFSYVHVGNAMDNAFWDDECFCMNFGDGTFPSDPDGFKSLGSIDVMAHELTHGVNAKTADLIYSGESGGLNEANSDIFGAMTEFWLRNGRGDTIGDVGGNWTISEELSVVPLRYMYKPSLDGVSEDAWSPGLASLDPHYNSGPMNRAFYFLSQGALSTATKNDYSSTYLPDGMAGIGNDKAAAIWYRALTTYLTPSSNYAAARTASLLSAADLHGSGSEEYRAVQNAFAAINVGYSASTYDDFSPPTVSALVSGSAPRLRLTARAWDNVNVSYVEFYVDDVLVSTAGTQPFEFTLDTTSLDNGTHHLVTKAFDLAGNAGTSAPVSFTVANSFTQVIGNAGFEQGDAPWVQEPSDPGYPIINYPSTRARTGQGMAWLNGYGSTSVDVLSQQLTIPADAQTAALTFYLNILTESSPDEALDTVVVEVRDTQGQLIEELAKWSNVDATVGWAQRSFDLTRFAGQTVQLRIVGSENDDGEITAFWLDDFALRVITGPDTEAPFVTASAEVDDTLAQVGLAGNVSDNGFVGAVELILDGTSLGSVPTSFTKVLSTSSVGDGRHTLVVKATDEAGNTSTSELVSFYLDSNRGQLVSNPDFELLIDGWTVKTPYPGSNTINLFGHSGFFYFRFSNTQGPNTSSLSQFVAVPADTVSATYSFWLWVTSNAFTDGAPHHTFTAKVRDANGNDLRTLETFSNVDASDDYAEHRYDLSEFKGQTIELFFESNVEEAPQQPNGRTYFALDDVYLEVSGTPDSQPPTLNVGVQGTSGTVQLYANVFDNVWTTQLELFVDGAPVATLTNPNGEYTRPFDTSTIGNGQHEFTAKATDQAGNVREATVTFEVHTVNDVTPPTVSAAVSGEYETTVFTASAADDTGVTAVEFYVDGVFQGSVQTAPYRLPFSTLPLTPGEHTLKVVALDAYGHSASATATFTRAGPLLSSTRVLVPVDGTYDLGTLLANGADPLLLWNVQEGRVCGTVSWTGVYTAPAAPGLCHVLITNKQDARSSAKVDVRVYTADLNGDRVVDGEDMARLAQTWGTRVSSTTTADLDASGSVDDSDVTLFVSQFGR; encoded by the coding sequence TCTCTCTCTCTGTTGAAGGCCCAGCGTGGGCAGCTCGGTCTGGGCGAGCGGAATGAGTTCCGCATGTCGAGCGTCCAGACGGACGGTTTTGGCCTCACGCATACCCGCTTCCAGCAGATGCACGAGGGCCTGCCGGTGTGGGGCGCCCAGGTCATCACCCATCTGGATTCGTCCGGCCGCGGTCTGACGGTGACGAAGGACAGCGTGCACCCGCACATCCGCGTGAGCACGAAGCCCGTGGTGGATTCGGCGAGCGCGGCGGCCCTGGCCCTGCTCGAAGTCCACCCGCTCGGCCTGCCCACGAGGCAGCCCTCCACCGAGCTCGTCATCTATCCCGAGGTGAAGCGGGTGCCCGCCGTCGCGGGCAAGCGCCGCGAGACGCTCAACGCGGTGGATCTCAAGGACGAGGTGGTGGGCTACCGCCTCGCCTGGCACGTGCACACCGTGCTGGACAACACCCAGGACGGCATCAAGCACACCGACTTCCTGCTCGATGCCCGCTCGGGTAAGGTCCTCGAGCGGTGGAACTCGCTGGAGTCGGCGGCCACCGTGGGCACGGGCCTCTCGCAGTACCACGGCGAGGTGAAGCTCGACGTCTTCCAGAACGCCAAGGGCCTCTACGAGCTGCGCGACACGACGCGCACCTACGGCGAGGGCTTGCGCACCTACGACGTCAATCACGCCGACATCTTGTACGGCGAGATCCCCAAGCCCGTGCTGTACGAGGACGCGGACAACGTCTGGGGTGACGGGCAGAACTACGATCCGGGCTCCGACACGCAGAGCGACAACGGCCAGACGGCGGCCGTGGACGCGCACTTCGGCGTGCAGGCGACGTGGGACTACTTCCAGAAGATCCACAATCGCTTTGGCATCGACAACGCGGGCACGCCGACCTTCAGCTACGTGCACGTCGGCAATGCCATGGACAACGCCTTCTGGGATGACGAGTGCTTCTGCATGAACTTCGGGGACGGCACCTTCCCGAGCGATCCGGATGGCTTCAAGTCCCTGGGCTCCATCGACGTGATGGCCCATGAGCTGACCCACGGCGTCAATGCCAAGACCGCCGACCTCATCTACAGCGGGGAGTCCGGAGGCCTGAACGAGGCCAACTCCGACATCTTCGGCGCCATGACGGAGTTCTGGCTGCGCAACGGCCGGGGCGACACCATCGGCGACGTGGGCGGCAACTGGACCATCAGCGAGGAGCTGAGCGTGGTGCCGCTGCGCTACATGTACAAGCCGAGCCTGGACGGCGTCAGCGAGGACGCCTGGTCGCCCGGGCTCGCGTCGCTCGATCCCCACTACAACAGTGGCCCGATGAACCGCGCCTTCTACTTCCTGTCCCAGGGCGCGCTGTCGACGGCGACGAAGAATGACTACTCCAGCACGTACCTGCCCGATGGCATGGCGGGCATTGGCAACGACAAGGCGGCGGCCATCTGGTACCGCGCCCTCACCACCTATCTGACCCCCTCCAGCAACTACGCGGCGGCCCGCACCGCCTCGCTCCTGTCGGCGGCGGACCTCCACGGCAGCGGCTCCGAGGAGTACCGCGCGGTGCAGAACGCCTTCGCCGCCATCAACGTGGGCTACAGCGCGAGCACCTACGACGACTTCTCGCCGCCCACGGTGAGCGCGCTCGTCTCGGGCAGCGCGCCCCGGCTGCGGCTCACCGCGCGGGCCTGGGACAACGTGAACGTGTCGTACGTGGAGTTCTACGTGGACGACGTCCTCGTGAGCACCGCCGGCACGCAGCCCTTCGAGTTCACGCTGGACACCACCTCGCTCGACAATGGCACGCACCACCTGGTGACGAAGGCCTTCGACCTGGCCGGCAACGCCGGCACCTCCGCTCCCGTCAGCTTCACCGTGGCCAACAGCTTCACGCAGGTGATCGGCAACGCGGGATTCGAGCAGGGGGACGCCCCCTGGGTTCAGGAGCCCTCCGATCCCGGCTACCCCATCATCAACTACCCGAGCACCCGGGCACGCACGGGCCAGGGCATGGCCTGGCTCAACGGCTACGGCAGCACGTCCGTGGATGTCCTGTCCCAGCAGCTCACCATCCCCGCCGACGCCCAGACGGCTGCGCTGACCTTCTACCTCAACATCCTCACCGAGAGTTCCCCCGACGAGGCCCTGGACACCGTGGTGGTGGAGGTGCGCGACACCCAGGGTCAGCTCATCGAGGAGCTCGCGAAGTGGTCCAACGTGGACGCGACGGTCGGCTGGGCGCAGCGCAGCTTCGACCTGACCCGGTTCGCGGGCCAGACGGTGCAGCTGCGCATCGTGGGCAGCGAGAACGACGATGGCGAAATCACCGCCTTCTGGCTCGATGACTTCGCGCTGCGCGTCATCACGGGCCCCGACACCGAGGCGCCGTTCGTGACGGCCAGCGCCGAGGTCGACGACACGCTCGCCCAGGTGGGCCTGGCCGGCAATGTGTCGGACAACGGCTTCGTTGGAGCCGTCGAACTCATCCTGGACGGCACGTCGCTGGGCAGCGTGCCCACGTCGTTCACGAAGGTCCTGAGCACCAGCAGCGTGGGCGACGGCCGCCACACGCTCGTGGTCAAGGCCACGGACGAGGCCGGCAACACGAGCACGTCGGAGCTGGTGTCGTTCTACCTCGACAGCAACCGCGGTCAGTTGGTGAGCAACCCGGACTTCGAGCTCCTCATCGATGGGTGGACCGTCAAGACGCCCTACCCGGGCTCGAACACGATCAACCTCTTCGGGCACTCGGGTTTCTTCTACTTCCGGTTCAGCAACACCCAGGGCCCCAACACGTCGAGTCTGTCTCAGTTCGTCGCGGTCCCCGCGGACACCGTGTCGGCCACCTACAGCTTCTGGCTGTGGGTGACCAGCAATGCCTTCACCGACGGCGCGCCCCACCACACGTTCACCGCGAAGGTGCGCGACGCCAACGGCAACGACTTGCGGACCCTCGAGACGTTCTCGAACGTGGACGCCTCGGACGATTACGCCGAGCACCGTTATGACCTGAGCGAGTTCAAGGGTCAGACGATCGAGCTGTTCTTCGAGTCCAACGTGGAGGAGGCGCCGCAGCAGCCGAACGGCAGGACGTACTTCGCGCTCGACGACGTCTACCTGGAGGTGTCGGGCACTCCGGACAGCCAGCCGCCCACGCTCAACGTGGGCGTCCAGGGCACCTCCGGGACGGTGCAGCTCTACGCCAACGTGTTCGACAACGTGTGGACGACGCAGCTCGAACTCTTCGTGGATGGCGCCCCGGTGGCCACCCTCACCAACCCCAACGGCGAGTACACGAGGCCGTTCGACACGTCCACGATCGGCAATGGCCAGCACGAGTTCACGGCCAAGGCCACGGACCAGGCGGGCAACGTGCGCGAGGCCACGGTGACGTTCGAGGTGCACACGGTGAACGACGTGACCCCCCCGACCGTCAGCGCGGCCGTGTCGGGCGAGTACGAGACGACGGTGTTCACGGCCTCCGCCGCGGACGACACGGGCGTCACGGCCGTGGAGTTCTACGTGGATGGCGTCTTCCAGGGCAGCGTCCAGACGGCACCGTACCGGCTGCCCTTCAGCACCCTGCCCCTGACGCCCGGTGAGCACACCCTGAAGGTGGTGGCCCTCGATGCCTACGGGCACTCCGCCTCGGCCACAGCCACCTTCACGCGCGCCGGCCCGCTGCTGTCCTCCACGCGAGTCCTCGTGCCGGTGGACGGCACGTACGACCTGGGCACCCTGCTGGCCAACGGTGCGGATCCGCTGCTGCTCTGGAACGTACAGGAAGGCCGTGTCTGCGGAACCGTCTCCTGGACGGGCGTCTACACGGCGCCGGCCGCGCCCGGCCTCTGCCACGTGCTCATCACCAACAAGCAGGACGCCCGCTCGAGCGCCAAGGTGGACGTGCGCGTCTACACCGCGGACCTCAACGGGGATCGTGTCGTGGACGGTGAGGACATGGCACGCCTTGCCCAGACCTGGGGCACCCGCGTTTCCTCCACGACGACCGCGGACCTCGACGCGAGTGGCTCCGTGGACGACTCCGACGTCACCCTCTTCGTCAGCCAGTTCGGACGGTAA
- a CDS encoding CARDB domain-containing protein, with product METGNHPDFVITSVTGPTIVEPGQPITAQVTVCNQGNESDYAHVLVLLSEDQQFDIPSRYGPPEDAVVGSPAGTWVSQGTCSTLSISGHVPPTIPLDTGTLYLGAALDPSNTSEIITDNNTHPGYELRVAAGADFVITSVTGPASVAPWQPFTAQVNVCNQGTRTTSTQVMLLLSEDEHLSVPYSGPIEDSLAGRAPVAPLAPGQCTTVSVYCVAARPPASPPDTNAFLLGAVVDPEGSTPELLEDNNTLLGGWISFTP from the coding sequence ATGGAAACCGGCAACCATCCCGACTTCGTCATCACCTCGGTGACGGGTCCCACCATCGTGGAGCCCGGACAACCCATCACCGCCCAGGTGACCGTGTGCAACCAGGGCAACGAGTCCGATTATGCTCACGTGCTCGTCCTCCTGTCCGAGGACCAGCAGTTCGACATCCCCTCGCGCTACGGGCCTCCCGAGGACGCCGTCGTGGGCTCCCCGGCGGGAACCTGGGTCTCCCAGGGAACGTGCTCCACGCTGTCCATCTCTGGACATGTCCCCCCGACGATCCCGCTCGACACGGGCACCCTTTACCTGGGCGCCGCGCTGGATCCCTCCAACACCTCCGAGATCATCACGGACAACAACACGCACCCGGGCTACGAGCTGAGAGTGGCGGCCGGAGCGGACTTCGTCATCACCTCGGTGACAGGCCCCGCCAGCGTGGCGCCCTGGCAGCCCTTCACCGCCCAGGTGAATGTGTGCAACCAGGGCACCCGGACCACGAGCACCCAAGTGATGCTGCTCCTGTCCGAGGATGAGCACCTCTCGGTGCCCTATTCGGGGCCTATCGAGGACTCCCTCGCGGGTAGGGCGCCGGTGGCGCCGCTCGCGCCGGGTCAGTGCACCACCGTGTCCGTCTACTGTGTTGCCGCGCGTCCTCCGGCAAGCCCGCCCGACACGAATGCCTTCCTCCTGGGCGCCGTGGTGGACCCGGAGGGCTCCACCCCGGAGCTCCTCGAGGACAACAACACCCTGCTCGGCGGGTGGATCTCCTTCACCCCCTGA
- a CDS encoding WbuC family cupin fold metalloprotein: MSSSYRRALDAPAGELVVLSRSLVEEVAESSRTSPRRRVILPLHKKEDELLHRMLNVIQPDSYVRPHRHLEPPKAESWVVLRGALAFFTFEEDGRVRDCLSLEAGGERFGVDLAAGIFHGLIALAPDTVLFEVKNGPYAPANDKSFAPWAPAEGSPEAASYLARLREEYKRRLP, from the coding sequence ATGAGCTCTTCCTATCGACGTGCCCTGGATGCCCCCGCGGGTGAGCTGGTGGTCCTCTCGCGCTCCCTGGTCGAGGAGGTCGCCGAGTCCTCCCGGACGAGCCCCCGGCGGCGCGTCATCCTCCCCTTGCACAAGAAGGAGGATGAGCTGCTGCACCGGATGCTCAATGTCATCCAGCCAGACAGCTACGTGCGGCCGCACCGGCACCTGGAGCCACCGAAGGCCGAGTCCTGGGTGGTGCTGCGCGGCGCGCTGGCCTTCTTCACCTTCGAGGAGGATGGCCGCGTGCGCGACTGTCTGTCATTGGAGGCCGGGGGGGAGCGGTTCGGGGTGGACCTGGCGGCGGGCATCTTCCACGGGCTCATCGCCCTCGCGCCGGACACGGTGCTCTTCGAGGTGAAGAACGGGCCCTATGCACCGGCCAACGACAAGTCCTTCGCTCCCTGGGCGCCCGCGGAGGGTTCTCCCGAGGCCGCGAGCTACCTGGCCCGGCTGCGTGAGGAGTACAAACGGCGCCTCCCGTAG
- a CDS encoding polysaccharide lyase, with translation MKARTPLIAPLVLSLVAPVAAHAAPGVAPPEVRPLFASTYKENTFERPASLSTYSLGDWAADGWSAPWEVGMSTRTWIDGVNFRHSGTKSLRITYPAGKIGPEDSGAQAPFTLIPGREYYLSYWIRFSSDFSWGTTHFAGKIGLGLAGGGACSGGQVCTGYNGFSSRMIWRSGGQAAIYYYHMGHEGQYGDYAVLKTRTGADIYYPRGTWVHIAQRLKVNSVTNGNANPDGEIEVWYNGTSAARLTGLRFVRNADVVDKAYFSSFFGGATTEFAPKINSYIWYDDLKVSTDPSDICELSGGC, from the coding sequence ATGAAGGCACGAACACCGTTGATCGCCCCACTCGTCCTCTCGCTGGTGGCCCCCGTGGCCGCGCACGCCGCGCCAGGCGTCGCGCCCCCCGAGGTCCGCCCCCTTTTCGCCTCGACGTACAAGGAGAACACCTTCGAGCGGCCCGCCAGCCTGAGCACCTACTCGCTCGGCGATTGGGCCGCGGACGGCTGGAGCGCCCCCTGGGAGGTGGGGATGAGCACTCGAACCTGGATCGACGGGGTGAACTTCAGACACTCGGGCACCAAGTCGTTACGCATCACCTACCCGGCTGGCAAGATTGGCCCCGAGGACTCCGGCGCCCAGGCGCCGTTCACGCTGATCCCCGGACGAGAGTATTACCTGTCGTATTGGATACGCTTCAGCAGTGATTTCAGCTGGGGCACGACCCATTTCGCCGGCAAGATCGGACTCGGTCTGGCCGGGGGCGGTGCGTGCTCCGGCGGTCAGGTCTGCACCGGCTACAACGGGTTCAGCTCGCGCATGATCTGGCGCTCGGGAGGCCAGGCGGCAATCTATTACTACCACATGGGTCATGAAGGCCAGTACGGCGACTACGCGGTGCTGAAGACCAGAACAGGCGCCGATATCTACTATCCCCGCGGCACCTGGGTGCACATTGCCCAGCGGCTCAAGGTCAACTCCGTGACCAACGGGAACGCGAACCCCGACGGTGAGATCGAGGTCTGGTACAACGGCACCTCGGCCGCCAGGCTCACGGGGCTGCGCTTCGTGCGCAACGCGGACGTGGTCGACAAGGCCTACTTCTCCTCGTTCTTCGGCGGGGCCACGACCGAGTTCGCCCCGAAGATCAACTCCTACATCTGGTACGACGACCTGAAGGTCTCGACGGATCCGTCGGACATCTGCGAGCTGTCCGGCGGCTGCTGA
- a CDS encoding glutathione S-transferase family protein, with product MLKLHHLVNSRSQRILWLLEELGLDYELITYPRDPKTNFAPPELKAIHPLGKSPLLEDNGRLLAESGAIIDYVVRHHGHGRLAPAPDSAEYDTYVHWLHYAEGSAMLPFILGIYMGRLGEAGAPLKPRISSEMMNHLGYISGTLEKGNYLLGDTFTAADIQMSFVLEAARPTGLLESFAPLIPYLERLHARPAYQRAVQRGGPVQLGGTAKR from the coding sequence ATGCTCAAACTGCACCACCTCGTCAACTCCCGCTCGCAGCGCATCCTCTGGCTCCTGGAGGAGCTGGGACTCGACTATGAGCTCATCACCTACCCACGCGACCCAAAGACGAACTTCGCGCCTCCCGAGCTCAAGGCCATTCATCCGCTCGGTAAGTCTCCGCTGCTGGAGGACAATGGCCGGCTCCTCGCCGAGTCCGGTGCCATCATCGACTACGTGGTGCGCCACCATGGCCATGGACGGCTGGCGCCCGCGCCGGACTCGGCCGAGTACGACACCTACGTGCACTGGCTGCACTACGCCGAGGGCTCGGCCATGCTGCCGTTCATCCTGGGGATCTACATGGGACGCCTGGGCGAGGCGGGCGCGCCGCTCAAGCCGCGCATCTCCAGCGAGATGATGAACCACCTGGGCTACATCTCCGGAACGCTGGAGAAAGGGAACTACCTGCTGGGCGACACCTTCACCGCCGCCGACATCCAGATGAGCTTCGTGCTGGAAGCCGCGCGGCCGACGGGTCTCCTGGAATCCTTCGCACCCCTGATCCCCTACCTGGAGCGGTTGCACGCCCGTCCCGCCTATCAGCGGGCCGTTCAGCGCGGGGGGCCCGTCCAACTGGGCGGAACGGCCAAACGCTAG